The following coding sequences are from one Triticum aestivum cultivar Chinese Spring chromosome 5A, IWGSC CS RefSeq v2.1, whole genome shotgun sequence window:
- the LOC123105960 gene encoding uncharacterized protein — protein sequence MAYSGDRRPSPPPPPQPHATLSYLSPSAAPFTVGRTRGAATPDPVPNAPANPSPYPDLPTAPSLYDSWVEPPASYMDLEAGAAAGYRGFANSDGFLVSENTHNGLYTGNHFGTTVQQPHPFTTCSSEWMEEKYPGIYQRTSKALPSDFGSSVIHQPSGSPNMFACLDKKPCSTPQPVNQHSPYSAYDNYTAHLPSSSTYPLDYNLSMPPVSASPEVCATTKSLSPTTDGHILESAFSSPYINPCRLNLDYFDSMQNEQKDLFGHQTAYKHYGDWSNSDNGTRIMGSYPLSRRGVGENYPLGESSETGRPVQPGTYPLNRHGVGENYLSGDTSESGRPVQPSSEVKSGFKSLQASCSNISPSEHAFSQPRDLFIEPLEVNNPVVDSPCWKGTPTVLKSSFGVKNDEAPFSANGSGDLHDLHQSKKLSEFGTSNSVLFPKCHDTSNHESDSCLPYYVNCLSSFSLPSGCKKSEGHSDAQPSIVGDFDGMARSSHPSYVSVDQGTRRENHVICKTGDNSENGVTPGQQGGVFLGKRTFEPIVLGRDFASHVVGMNEDSGKKVSSNVDAAPIAKVRSLTKESLQGNTCVHKAVATLEGLYSEMPVKKGLEHLSHCSAGVEELVKISSDKVTRRSKTQEDLIKSIYNISVVLLSTCDGGYELEESEHALVQSTIHNLSSLSSKISKAALKNDDVNGNCCQTNTRCHGKNHQPEKFDGLDWENIGADFRAFILEDLTKLPEENVIGDTKDAQMLIYKNLWIEAEASMCKLKYELQLARMKLATKHCNQQTAAAPADSLGEAKASNLPKHKNSVCFEGIAGSSKQQNHVKERNIGNAALLPQGGDKVDADVFARLKVLKLRDESINCSRQVNAELQKGTSNYNRTDVVDDTVFDNAVDDRITSLVEDIIKERSEASSSEGGEADGATIAALNDFTSCNNNTSPLDEDTNIEQLESSESKIHGAFMAKLKDLMFCSDDVSSSNEGNAHQLQTASKNEFGQLEDVVMARLQVLKRREGNNSSAVNDGQEAFHSDDWAGHFETKHFGRGAHDELVQKTDLPDDAGSRAQSDEVDSKTASQYVSALLEESPIVSAPAEPASAQMHDEQLSNSPPEWEHVLKEDFFLPGNHLK from the exons ATGGCgtactccggcgatcgccggccctccccgccgccgcccccgcagccgcACGCGACCCTCTCCTACCTCTCCCCGTCCGCGGCGCCCTTCACCGTCGGTCGTACCCGCGGGGCCGCGACCCCCGATCCGGTCCCCAACGCCCCCGCTAACCCTAGCCCCTACCCCGACCTCCCCACCGCGCCGTCGCTGTACGACTCCTGGGTCGAGCCTCCCGCGAGCTACATGGATCTGGAGGCCGGCGCAGCGGCCGGGTACCGAG GTTTTGCTAATTCTGATGGGTTTCTGGTTTCTGAGAATACACACAATGGCTTATACACTGGGAATCATTTTGGTACCACCGTGCAGCAGCCACATCCCTTCACAACATGCAGCTCCGAGTGGATGGAAGAGAAGTATCCTGGAATTTACCAAAGAACGTCAAAGGCCCTCCCAAGTGATTTTGGGTCATCAGTTATCCATCAGCCTTCTGGGTCTCCTAACATGTTTGCTTGCTTAGATAAAAAACCCTGTTCCACACCTCAGCCCGTGAATCAGCATTCCCCGTATTCTGCTTATGATAACTACACGGCACATCTTCCATCATCCTCAACATATCCATTGGATTACAACCTGTCCATGCCACCTGTTTCTGCCTCACCTGAAGTATGCGCTACAACAAAATCATTGTCACCCACAACAGATGGCCATATATTGGAAAGTGCATTTTCCTCACCATATATAAACCCTTGCAGATTAAATCTTGATTATTTTGACTCCATGCAGAATGAACAGAAAGACCTCTTTGGACATCAGACTGCTTATAAACATTATGGTGACTGGAGTAACTCTGACAATGGTACGAGAATAATGGGAAGCTATCCACTTAGTAGACGTGGAGTTGGAGAGAACTATCCTTTGGGTGAGAGTTCAGAAACTGGGAGGCCTGTGCAGCCAGGAACCTATCCACTTAACAGACATGGAGTTGGAGAGAACTATCTTTCAGGTGACACTTCTGAATCTGGGAGACCTGTGCAGCCTTCATCAGAAGTGAAGTCTGGTTTCAAGAGCTTACAAGCATCATGTTCCAATATCTCTCCTTCAGAACATGCATTTTCTCAGCCTCGTGACCTTTTCATTGAGCCACTTGAAGTAAATAATCCTGTTGTTGATTCTCCTTGTTGGAAAGGGACACCAACTGTACTCAAGTCATCATTTGGTGTGAAAAATGATGAAGCTCCTTTTTCTGCTAATGGCTCAGGTGACCTCCATGATTTGCACCAAAGCAAGAAGCTTTCTGAGTTTGGTACAAGTAATTCTGTGTTATTTCCCAAGTGTCATGACACATCAAATCACGAGAGTGATTCGTGTCTACCTTACTACGTAAATTGTCTTTCTTCATTCAGTCTGCCTTCAGGGTGTAAAAAATCTGAAGGTCATAGTGATGCACAACCATCCATTGTTGGTGATTTCGATGGTATGGCTAGGTCTAGCCACCCTAGTTATGTATCTGTAGATCAAGGCACCAGAAGAGAAAACCATGTGATCTGTAAGACAGGAGACAATTCCGAAAATGGAGTAACACCAGGTCAACAGGGAGGTGTTTTTCTTGGCAAAAGAACATTTGAACCCATAGTGTTAGGCAGAGACTTCGCCAGTCATGTTGTGGGCATGAATGAAGATTCTGGTAAGAAAGTTTCAAGCAATGTTGATGCAGCTCCAATTGCAAAGGTTAGGAGTTTAACAAAAGAAAGTCTACAAGGAAATACTTGTGTCCATAAAGCTGTGGCAACATTGGAAGGTCTGTACTCGGAGATGCCTGTGAAGAAAGGTCTGGAGCATTTATCCCATTGCAGTGCTGGTGTTGAGGAGTTGGTGAAGATATCTTCAGATAAAGTTACCCGCAGATCCAAGACTCAAGAAGACTTAATCAAGTCAATTTATAATATCTCAGTAGTGCTTCTATCTACTTGCGATGGTGGTTATGAGTTGGAGGAATCTGAACATGCACTTGTTCAATCTACAATACACAATCTCAGTTCTTTGAGTTCCAAGATAAGCAAG GCTGCATTAAAAAATGATGATGTCAATGGAAACTGCTGCCAAACAAATACAAGGTGCCATGGAAAGAATCATCAGCCTGAGAAGTTTGATGGACTTGACTGGGAGAACATTGGTGCAGATTTTAGAGCTTTTATTTTGGAG GATCTTACTAAACTTCCAGAAGAGAATGTCATTGGTGATACTAAAGATGCACAAATGCTGATATATAAGAATCTATGGATTGAAGCTGAAGCTTCCATGTGTAAACTCAAGTATGAACTGCAACTTGCCCGCATGAAACTTGCGACAAAACATTGCAATCAGCAAACAG CTGCAGCACCTGCCGATTCATTAGGAGAAGCCAAAGCCTCTAACCTGCCCAAACACAAGAACTCTGTATGTTTTGAAGGGATTGCTGGTTCTAGCAAACAACAAAACCATGTGAAAGAGCGCAATATCGGCAATGCAGCCTTGCTACCTCAGGGAGGTGATAAGGTTGATGCTGATGTCTTTGCTCGACTGAAAGTTCTGAAGCTCCGTGATGAGAGTATAAATTGCTCCCGTCAGGTCAATGCTGAGCTGCAGAAGGGAACAAGTAATTATAACAGGACAGATGTTGTTGATGACACTGTTTTTGATAATGCTGTTGACGATAGGATAACTTCTTTAGTGGAGGACATCATCAAAGAGCGTTCAGAAGCAAGCAGCAGTGAAGGTGGTGAAGCTGATGGTGCTACCATTGCTGCACTTAACGATTTCACAAGCTGTAACAACAATACAAGCCCATTGGATGAGGACACCAACATAGAGCAGTTAGAATCTAGTGAAAGCAAAATCCATGGCGCTTTTATGGCTAAGCTCAAAGATTTGATGTTCTGTAGTGATGATGTAAGTTCATCAAACGAGGGCAATGCTCATCAGCTCCAAACAGCAAGCAAGAATGAATTCGGTCAGCTTGAAGACGTGGTTATGGCCAGGCTGCAAGTCCTGAAAAGGCGTGAAGGTAACAATAGCAGCGCTGTGAACGATGGACAAGAGGCTTTCCATTCTGATGATTGGGCGGGTCACTTTGAAACAAAACATTTCGGTCGAGGGGCGCATGATGAGCTAGTCCAGAAAACTGATTTGCCTGACGATGCTGGGTCCAGGGCCCAATCTGATGAAGTGGATAGCAAAACTGCCAGCCAGTACGTCAGTGCATTGCTTGAAGAGTCTCCTATTGTCTCAGCACCAGCGGAACCTGCAAGTGCGCAAATGCATGACGAGCAGCTAAGCAACTCACCCCCGGAATGGGAGCATGTGCTGAAGGAGGACTTCTTCCTCCCAGGAAACCATTTGAAGTGA